From the Theileria equi strain WA chromosome 4 map unlocalized gcontig_1105316255041, whole genome shotgun sequence genome, one window contains:
- a CDS encoding hypothetical protein (encoded by transcript BEWA_049500A), which yields MGQKYSVVVDISQNKKLGNDTDCYNDGSGNLVGLFRRDHYTLGGEKFHGFKFYKHILPDQTFNSYYFTEIRYAWTPQDEFPGLDKYSSVSVYYWEADYDNLCPLFLELGDIDQHPKTLYKASGIRSNDWTKLEQQSHDTIRRVFKNTVVINLQKSDGKNYTPYPSKDGFKDGNEISETKFPRMTVKEEKDKPCQGYVTITQQLEGIQHMNILSTWNTHKNNHIRFKESIVQNKYKSARIYYSACNTAYGGGESTGDPNLNNPLILELVKDGEGVSEFYTIKNQRWEKDPNINTNNLIEKLDEQNCKFNNIFAVDISKTTESYSCKPDCEKHEITVSEYPTGNIPGYGNIQHVPKQGYGDILGRIKKGKSSLTLEGQDFPIPRVSQVLLYYPKCNPKEPILLRIYHGNGGNEWFKRASISGNKWIRATEEEVNKISTVGRAGTRVIRKVLDDLNCYLNQAVTVDITQSNSTNKVNGQYCCNNHYHRGAEKVSVTARKVANTIEYYKHDVNTSDGSTVVAIKYYENSDTNTPSKRIKLGGLILPTKESVKVYTFYSNKKNPVLIYLDYDGLNKDNIRGWYEPNHSGGDQWTRFSSVLPEDGPDNIKASTSNLYQVIKELKCRISGPGGICDTNSRVRIIFEPTSSSSPESAACGQGDGYGNGQEKSASGCAKVPPVLNLGPVQTQETDKSTEERKQGDDQDEDVEKHLDDPQKQTPDSGLSEEVKKGLEIGGYTLGSIATVGTVAGLGKAFWGTIAAIFTVAL from the coding sequence ATGGGACAGAAATATTCTGTTGTTGTTGATATTAGTCAGAATAAGAAACTTGGGAATGACACAGATTGCTATAATGACGGCAGTGGTAATTTGGTAGGTCTCTTTAGGAGGGACCATTACACTCTAGGTGGTGAAAAATTCCATGGATTCAAGTTCTACAAGCACATATTACCAGATCAGACGTTCAACAGTTACTACTTCACGGAAATTCGCTACGCATGGACTCCACAGGACGAATTTCCTGGCCTAGATAAATATTCAAGTGTTTCAGTATACTACTGGGAAGCTGACTATGACAACCTCTGTCCCCTATTCCTTGAACTGGGTGACATTGACCAGCATCCCAAGACTTTATACAAAGCCTCTGGCATACGTAGTAATGACTGGACTAAGCTCGAACAACAGTCTCATGACACCATAAGAAGGGTCTTCAAAAACACTGTGGTCATCAACCTGCAAAAAAGTGATGGAAAGAACTACACTCCATATCCCTCAAAAGATGGCTTcaaggatggaaatgagATTAGTGAAACAAAATTTCCCAGAATGACGgtgaaggaagagaaagacAAACCCTGTCAAGGCTACGTCACCATTACTCAGCAACTGGAGGGGATACAACATATGAACATTCTCTCAACGTGGAACACTCACAAGAATAACCATATACGCTTCAAAGAGTCCATCGTACAAAATAAGTACAAGAGTGCCAGGATCTACTACAGTGCCTGCAATACTGCATACGGTGGTGGAGAAAGTACTGGAGACCCTAATCTGAATAATCCTCTCATCTTGGAACTGGTGAAAGATGGAGAAGGCGTCTCAGAATTTTACACCATCAAGAATCAGAGATGGGAGAAGGATCCAAATATAAATACGAATAATTTAAttgagaaactagatgaGCAAAACTGCAAGTTTAATAACATCTTTGCAGTGGATATCTCCAAAACTACTGAAAGCTACTCATGTAAACCAGACTGCGAGAAACATGAGATTACTGTATCAGAATATCCCACTGGAAATATTCCTGGATACGGGAACATACAGCACGTTCCTAAACAAGGCTACGGTGATATACTTGGTAGAATCAAGAAAGGAAAGTCTTCCCTTACACTGGAAGGACAGGATTTTCCAATACCAAGAGTCTCTCAAGTGCTCCTATACTATCCAAAATGTAATCCAAAAGAGCCCATTCTCCTCCGTATCTACCATGGAAACGGGGGTAATGAGTGGTTTAAGAGAGCATCCATTAGTGGTAACAAATGGATAAGAGCAACTGAAGAAGAGGTAAACAAAATATCCACAGTAGGCCGCGCCGGGACACGTGTCATTAGGAAGGTACTAGATGACCTTAACTGCTACCTCAATCAAGCGGTTACTGTGGATATTACGCAAAGCAATTCTACGAATAAAGTTAATGGACAGTATTGTTGCAATAACCATTACCATAGAGGGGCTGAAAAGGTCTCTGTTACTGCCAGAAAAGTTGCTAATACTATTgaatactacaaacatgaCGTTAACACTTCTGATGGATCCACAGTTGTCGCTATCAAGTATTACGAAAATAGTGATACCAATACCCCCAGtaaaagaataaaactcGGTGGCCTTATCTTACCTACCAAAGAGTCAGTAAAGGTCTATACCTTCTACAGCAACAAGAAGAATCCGGTACTAATTTACTTGGACTATGACGGACTAAATAAAGATAATATTAGGGGATGGTACGAGCCAAATCACTCTGGCGGTGATCAATGGACAAGGTTCTCCAGTGTACTCCCTGAGGATGGTCCAGATAATATCAAAGCTAGTACAAGCAACTTGTACCAAGTCATTAAGGAGCTAAAGTGTAGAATCTCTGGTCCCGGTGGAATATGTGATACAAATTCTAGAGTGAGAATAATCTTTGAACCTacttcatcctcatctccagaatcGGCTGCTTGTGGTCAGGGTGATGGATATGgaaatggtcaagaaaaATCTGCTTCCGGTTGTGCTAAAGTCCCTCCTGTTCTAAATCTTGGTCCAGTACAAACTCAAGAAACCGATAAAAGTACAGAAGAACGGAAACAAGGGGACGACcaggatgaagatgtagaaAAACACCTTGACGATCCTCAAAAACAGACTCCAGACTCTGGACTTTCTGAAGAGGTGAAGAAGGGTCTTGAGATTGGTGGATACACCCTAGGAAGTATAGCCACAGTGGGAACAGTAGCTGGTCTGGGAAAGGCGTTTTGGGGCACCATAGCTGCAATATTCACCGTTGCTTTGTAA
- a CDS encoding signal peptide containing protein (encoded by transcript BEWA_049480A), with the protein MRLFLLLFTTFLIRAYYCVSPNSKGDDKPLPTSQEKQNLTKTSTGAKPVQGVEQRPQRQQQTVASSTPKPEELTSLSDLKSKVDAPILKVGEYDFSALKSKADSTIFDAVGDYEGELPVLRLTPKVGVTAKRLVFDGQTLWTCQGPNDACLSAIFYLGQSGPVAATYSVKGRKVFEGYRKFSGGQWTSVNKEGLDELLEELKKDLGDAKKSDEDKAKHLPEATEPKNTPKESPEDISQEHGNEIGKENHDLSDDTHKENPTTPLSQPAVAKPPAKGPPSGQTANSDQKAKDTLESLQQTETAPHDQQTPTVKPKSQKTVSPGTQLTEAKQEQKPAANLQGTSENVQVQEEAKEEQSLTQSTPKTTKENVKEKCKPADKYVSSKPLGPAVLDITKLDSSKFSSFEYIYDDNLTQLIAPNKDTTVTRLMNDKEEVWTPGENEEFGYARVYLDENREPRVINVASTISSRIEYNYFAKNGTKWECARDHAEKLKALKVVPTSKSDISIDLEREEDTDECRVLNVELMNVPTRFHLPMPEYHANEVRYVEDLLWAASGNERCKSCAIYSKNDVRLLAIFIKKGDDLEHKYFEKVDETWKDLTHEAFFKKYNEMRNA; encoded by the coding sequence ATGAGATTATTCTTGTTACTATTCACAACATTCCTTATCAGAGCATATTATTGTGTTTCTCCAAATTCGAAAGGAGATGACAAGCCTCTTCCAACATCACAAGAGAAACAGAATCTAACAAAGACAAGTACTGGAGCTAAACCTGTTCAAGGTGTTGAACAACGTCCTCAGAGGCAACAACAAACAGTAGCTTCATCTACTCCTAAACCAGAAGAGCTTACTTCTCTATCTGATCTCAAATCAAAGGTTGACGCTCCTATATTAAAGGTAGGGGAATATGACTTTTCAGCTCTAAAGTCCAAAGCAGACTCCACTATATTTGATGCAGTTGGAGATTATGAAGGCGAACTTCCAGTTTTAAGGTTGACACCTAAGGTCGGGGTCACAGCGAAAAGACTTGTGTTTGATGGACAGACACTTTGGACATGTCAAGGTCCCAATGATGCATGTTTATCGGCCATCTTCTACCTGGGACAAAGTGGGCCCGTGGCTGCTACATACAGCGTTAAGGGAAGAAAGGTATTCGAAGGCTACCGTAAATTTTCAGGTGGACAATGGACTTCAGTAAATAAGGAAGGACTTGATGAGTTACTTGAAGAACTCAAAAAAGACTTAGGAGATGCTAAAAAGTCTGATGAGGATAAGGCAAAACATCTTCCTGAAGCAACTGAACCTAAGAATactcctaaagaatctCCTGAAGATATATCTCAAGAACATGGAAATGAAATAGGAAAAGAGAATCATGACTTATCTGATGATACACATAAAGAGAATCCCACTACTCCACTTTCTCAGCCAGCGGTAGCTAAACCTCCTGCTAAAGGACCTCCTAGTGGACAAACCGCTAACTCTGATCAAAAGGCTAAAGATACTCTTGAATCTCTCCAGCAAACAGAGACTGCTCCACATGATCAGCAAACTCCTACTGTTAAACCTAAATCTCAGAAAACAGTGTCTCCTGGTACTCAACTAACTGAAGCTAAGCAGGAGCAAAAGCCGGCTGCAAACCTCCAAGGTACTTCCGAGAATGTTCAAGTACAAGAGGAGGCTAAAGAGGAACAGTCACTTACCCAAAGTACTCCAAAAACTACCAAGGAGAATGTAAAAGAGAAGTGTAAGCCTGCTGATAAATATGTTTCCTCTAAACCACTAGGTCCAGCTGTTTTGGATATTACTAAATTGGACAGTTCCAAATTTAGTTCCTTTGAGTACATATATGATGATAACCTAACCCAACTAATTGCTCCAAATAAGGATACTACTGTTACAAGGTTAATGaatgataaggaagaagtgTGGACTCctggagagaatgaagaatttgGCTACGCAAGAGTCTATCTAGATGAGAACAGGGAGCCAAGAGTCATCAATGTTGCAAGTACAATTTCTTCAAGGATAGAATACAACTACtttgcaaagaatggaacCAAATGGGAATGTGCAAGAGACCATGCCGAAAAGTTGAAAGCTCTAAAGGTCGTTCCAACTAGCAAATCTGACATCTCCATTGATTTAGAGAGAGAAGAGGACACAGATGAATGTAGAGTACTAAACGTTGAACTCATGAATGTACCAACACGGTTTCACTTACCCATGCCAGAGTATCATGCCAATGAAGTAAGGTATGTTGAAGATCTTCTATGGGCTGCCTCCGGTAATGAAAGGTGTAAATCTTGTGCTATATACTCCAAGAATGATGTTCGTCTGCTCGCTATTTTTATAAAGAAAGGTGACGACTTGGAAcataaatattttgagaaagtaGATGAAACATGGAAAGATCTCACTCATGAGGCTTTCTTCAAGAAGTATAATGAAATGAGAAATGCCTAG
- a CDS encoding hypothetical protein (encoded by transcript BEWA_049490A): MSQVKGVTIDIGKLPGKNLTPYETEKNKYYYNDDEHRERVDVILTESLQNLPEYVTLTYKPNNPETKIANIEYNGQPKSEFDNDLKDCKSVMVYYWSGDGNYNDPLVLQLGDDNKYYTNLISLVSVDRDSGSLLKLLDKWSCTWNSVHPVDIMQKKSSYNCSSCNQPKINLTSSLVNNKYTKVIHSEYASFYKIVGRLKNGSQNITDIPITKNFSKVCVYWYPLNGEESKPLLIRLPAPSTDGNSSGNLWYRKESSGNKWTNVVVSPPSSPDDCKGILKLLKEISPKSEDEGEVESECIDPNDEQMNNQDSTSSSSLSTNPVTTTSTPGLSHGAIAGITVVSVGTGGSALGYGSYKLFLSLKNPT, encoded by the coding sequence aTGAGCCAGGTGAAAGGAGTTACCATTGATATCGGAAAATTACCCGGAAAAAACCTTACACCTTATGAAACtgaaaagaataaatacTACTACAACGATGATGAGCATAGAGAAAGGGTGGATGTTATCCTAACTGAATCTCTTCAAAATCTTCCTGAATATGTAACACTCACATATAAACCAAACAATCCTGAAACAAAGATAGCTAATATTGAATATAATGGACAACCTAAGAGTGAGTTTGACAACGATTTGAAGGATTGTAAAAGTGTGATGGTATATTATTGGTCAGGAGATGGAAACTATAATGATCCCCTGGTTCTCCAACTTGGTGATGATAATAAATACTACACCAACCTTATTAGTCTGGTGAGTGTTGATAGAGATTCAGGCAGTCTCCTTAAACTTCTAGATAAGTGGAGTTGTACGTGGAATTCTGTCCATCCTGTTGATATTATGCAAAAGAAAAGCTCTTATAATTGTTCTTCCTGTAATCAACCTAAGATCAACTTAACCTCTTCACTTGTCAACAATAAATACACTAAAGTTATTCATTCGGAATATGCATCATTTTATAAGATTGTTGGGAGACTAAAGAATGGTTCTCAAAACATTACTGATATTCCAATAACAAAGAACTTTTCTAAGGTTTGCGTTTACTGGTATCCGCTGAATGGAGAGGAAAGCAAGCCACTCCTGATCCGCCTGCCAGCTCCTAGTACTGATGGCAATTCCAGTGGAAACCTTTGGTACAGGAAAGAGTCTTCCGGTAATAAGTGGACCAATGTGGTAGTCAGTCCACCTTCTAGTCCTGATGATTGTAAGGGTATCCTAAAACTTCTCAAGGAGATATCACCAAAaagtgaagatgaaggtgAAGTAGAAAGTGAATGTATAGACCCAAACGATGAACAAATGAATAATCAAGATTCTAcgtcttcttcatccttatCCACTAATCCCGTTACCACTACCAGTACACCCGGGCTTTCCCATGGAGCCATAGCAGGAATAACCGTTGTAAGTGTAGGTACAGGTGGAAGTGCTCTAGGATACGGTAGTTACAAGCTGTTTTTATCCCTCAAAAATCCAACTTAA